One Filimonas effusa genomic window carries:
- a CDS encoding RNA polymerase sigma factor — MQNHQLIQLFQTRNQAGFEYLYSRYSGALYGYITRVVDDRQVAEGILKNSFVEIWKACPGFDLNRGSLFSCLLRITTQLLMAYATERGVNRHEAIQRIMRANGNIIYN; from the coding sequence ATGCAGAACCACCAATTGATACAATTATTTCAGACCCGTAACCAGGCCGGCTTTGAATACTTATACAGTAGGTATTCAGGCGCTTTATATGGTTATATTACCCGTGTTGTAGACGACCGCCAGGTGGCGGAAGGTATACTGAAAAACAGCTTTGTCGAGATCTGGAAAGCCTGCCCCGGCTTCGATTTAAACCGCGGCAGCCTGTTTTCATGCCTTTTACGCATTACCACACAGCTCTTAATGGCTTATGCTACCGAACGCGGCGTAAACCGTCACGAAGCAATTCAAAGAATCATGAGAGCCAACGGAAACATTATATATAATTAG